From one Trifolium pratense cultivar HEN17-A07 linkage group LG1, ARS_RC_1.1, whole genome shotgun sequence genomic stretch:
- the LOC123912284 gene encoding amino acid permease 6-like encodes MQSSISIVDDKYDDDGRIKRTGTWLTASAHIVTAVIGSGVLSLAWAVAQLGWIGGTIVLILFSLVTLLTSILTADCYRYPDPIHGTRNPTYMDMVKNILGGVKYKFCGLAQYTNLVGCTIGYTITSAISMVAIKKSNCFHKYGHEANCNISNYPYMVIFGVTEILLSQIPNFHELSWLSILAAVMSFGYASIGVGLSIAKIAEPGHHVKTGLTGLVVGVDVTGTEKMWNTFQAIGNIAFAYAFSNVIVDIQDTLKSSPPENQAMKKSDITGVTITTFFYALCGLLGYAAFGNNAPGNFLTGFGFYEPYWLVDIGNLFIIIHLVGAYQVFAQPVFSLVESWGRKRWPQSKLMTKEYHIGTIKLNMFRLIWRTTYVIIATLIAMIFPFFNSIVGLLGALSFFPLTVYFPIEMYLVQAKAPKYSPIWIGMKFLSMFCLIVSLVAAVGSVEGIIKDLKTYKPFMSS; translated from the exons ATGCAAAGTAGCATCTCCATAGTTGATGACaaatatgatgatgatggtcGCATAAAACGAACAG GAACATGGTTAACTGCAAGTGCACATATAGTGACTGCTGTAATAGGATCTGGAGTGTTGTCTTTGGCATGGGCAGTGGCTCAATTGGGATGGATTGGAGGGACTATTGTTCTCATACTCTTCTCTCTTGTCACTCTCCTCACTTCTATTCTCACGGCTGATTGTTATAGGTATCCTGATCCTATTCATGGAACCAGAAACCCTACCTACATGGATATGGTCAAAAATATTCTAG GAGGAGTTAAATACAAATTTTGTGGATTGGCTCAGTATACAAATCTTGTGGGCTGTACCATTGGTTACACTATCACATCAGCCATTAGCATGGT GGCCATAAAAAAATCCAACTGCTTTCATAAGTATGGCCATGAAGCAAACTGCAATATATCCAATTATCCATATATGGTCAtctttggagttacagagattTTACTAAGCCAAATTCCAAATTTCCATGAACTTTCATGGCTCTCTATTCTTGCTGCAGTTATGTCTTTTGGTTATGCTTCCATAGGTGTTGGTCTCTCCATAGCCAAAATTGCAG AACCAGGGCACCATGTCAAAACAGGCCTTACAGGGCTTGTTGTTGGAGTTGATGTGACAGGCACAGAGAAGATGTGGAATACCTTCCAAGCAATTGGAAACATAGCTTTTGCATATGCTTTTAGTAACGTAATTGTTGACATACAG GACACATTAAAATCAAGCCCACCAGAAAATCAAGCCATGAAAAAATCAGATATTACTGGAGTCACAATCACCACATTCTTTTATGCATTATGTGGTCTCCTAGGCTATGCAGCATTTGGAAACAATGCACCCGGAAACTTCTTAACTGGATTTGGTTTTTATGAACCATATTGGCTTGTTGATATTGGTAATCTTTTCATCATTATTCATTTGGTGGGAGCATACCAG GTATTTGCACAACCTGTATTTTCTCTTGTGGAAAGTTGGGGTAGAAAGCGTTGGCCACAAAGTAAATTGATGACAAAAGAATATCATATTGGCACAATTAAATTGAATATGTTCAGATTAATATGGAGGACAACATATGTGATAATTGCAACATTGATTGCTATGATATTTCCATTCTTCAACAGCATTGTTGGTTTGCTAGGAGCTTTGTCATTTTTTCCCTTAACTGTGTATTTTCCAATAGAGATGTATTTGGTACAAGCTAAAGCGCCAAAATATTCTCCTATATGGATTGGGATGAAATTTTTAAGTATGTTTTGCTTGATTGTCAGTCTTGTTGCTGCAGTTGGATCAGTTGAAGGAATCATCAAAGACCTCAAGACCTATAAACCATTCATGTCTAGTTAA
- the LOC123882106 gene encoding amino acid permease 6-like, with amino-acid sequence MAVMSSLSIVDGKYDDDGRIKRTGTWITASAHIVTAVIGSGVLSLAWAVAQLGWIAGTIILILFSLITLLTSFLLADCYRYPHPVHGIRNHTYMEMVKNILGGVQYKLCGLAQYTNLVGCTIGYTLTGSISMVAIKKSNCFHKYGHEADCKASNYLFMVIFAIFEILLSQIPDFHELSWLSILAAVMSFGYASIGIGLSIAKIAEPGHHVKTGLTGVVVGVDVNSLEKVWNTFQAIGNIAFAYAFSVVIAEIQDTLKSSPPENQAMKKSALTGVTVTTFFYALCGLLGYEAFGNKAPGNFLTGFGFYEPYWLVDIGNLFIIIHLVGAYQVFAQPIFSIVENWACKSWPESKFMTKEYHIKIPLIGTLRMNMFRLIWRTIYVILTTLMAMIFPFFNSIVGLLGAISFFPLTVYFPIEMYLVQAKVPKYSSIWIGMKMLSGFCLIVTLVAAVGSIQGIISELKIYKPFQAM; translated from the exons ATGGCAGTCATGAGTAGCTTATCCATAGTTGATGGCaaatatgatgatgatggtcGCATAAAACGAACAG GAACATGGATAACTGCAAGTGCACATATAGTGACTGCTGTGATAGGATCTGGAGTGTTGTCATTGGCATGGGCTGTAGCTCAATTGGGATGGATTGCAGGGACTATCATTCTCATACTCTTTTCACTCATCACTCTCCTCACTTCTTTTCTCCTTGCTGATTGCTATAGGTATCCTCATCCTGTTCATGGAATTAGAAATCATACCTACATGGAAATGGTCAAAAATATTTTAg GAGGAGTTCAATACAAGTTATGTGGATTGGCTCAGTACACAAATCTTGTGGGTTGTACTATTGGTTACACTCTCACAGGATCCATTAGCATGGT GGCCATAAAAAAATCCAATTGCTTTCATAAGTATGGACATGAAGCAGACTGCAAGGCATCCAATTATCTATTTATGGTCATCTTTGCGATCTTTGAGATTTTACTAAGCCAAATTCCAGATTTTCATGAACTTTCATGGCTCTCTATTCTTGCTGCTGTTATGTCTTTTGGTTATGCTTCCATAGGCATTGGTCTCTCCATAGCAAAAATTGCAG AACCGGGCCACCATGTCAAGACCGGCCTTACCGGGGTCGTTGTTGGTGTCGATGTGAATAGTTTGGAGAAGGTGTGGAATACCTTCCAAGCAATTGGAAATATAGCTTTTGCTTATGCTTTCAGTGTGGTAATTGCTGAGATACAG GACACATTAAAATCAAGTCCACCAGAAAATCAAGCCATGAAAAAATCAGCCCTCACCGGAGTCACGGTCACCACATTCTTTTATGCATTATGTGGTCTTCTAGGCTACGAAGCATTCGGAAATAAGGCACCAGGAAACTTCTTAACTGGATTCGGTTTTTATGAACCATATTGGCTTGTTGACATTGGTAACCTTTTCATCATAATTCATTTAGTGGGAGCTTACcag GTATTTGCACAACCTATATTTTCTATTGTGGAAAATTGGGCTTGTAAGAGTTGGCCAGAAAGCAAATTTATGACAAAAGAATATCATATAAAAATTCCATTGATTGGCACATTGAGAATGAATATGTTCAGATTAATATGGAGGacaatatatgtgatattgacAACATTGATGGCTATGATATTTCCATTCTTCAATAGCATTGTTGGTTTGCTTGGAGCTATATCATTTTTTCCCTTGACAGTGTATTTTCCAATAGAGATGTATTTGGTACAAGCTAAAGTGCCCAAATATTCTTCTATATGGATAGGGATGAAAATGCTAAGTGggttttgtttgattgttaCTCTTGTTGCTGCAGTTGGATCAATTCAAGGAATCATCTCAGAGCTTAAGATTTATAAGCCCTTTCAAGCTATGTAA